The following proteins are encoded in a genomic region of Tachysurus fulvidraco isolate hzauxx_2018 chromosome 22, HZAU_PFXX_2.0, whole genome shotgun sequence:
- the rab11bb gene encoding RAB11B, member RAS oncogene family, b, which translates to MGNRDDEYDFLFKVVLIGDSGVGKSNLLSRFTRNEFNLESKSTIGVEFATRSIQVDGKTIKAQIWDTAGQERYRAITSAYYRGAVGALLVYDIAKHLTYENVERWLKELRDHADNNIVIMLVGNKSDLRHLRAVPTDEARAFAEKNNLSFIETSALDSTNVEEAFKNILTEIYRIVSQKQIADRSAHDESPGNNVVDISVPPTTDGQKGSKLQCCQNL; encoded by the exons ATGGGCAACAGGGATGATGAATACGATTTCTTGTTCAAAG TTGTTCTTATCGGAGACTCAGGCGTCGGAAAGAGCAACCTGCTGTCACGATTCACCCGCAACGAGTTTAACCTGGAGAGCAAAAGCACGATCGGTGTTGAGTTCGCGACCCGCAGCATTCAGGTGGACGGCAAGACGATAAAAGCGcagatttgggacacagccggTCAGGAGCGTTACAGGGCCATTACCTCTGC CTACTACCGCGGTGCAGTCGGTGCTCTGCTGGTGTACGACATCGCTAAACATTTGACATATGAGAATGTGGAGCGCTGGTTGAAGGAGCTGAGGGACCACGCTGACAACAACATTGTCATCATGCTGGTGGGCAACAAGAGTGACCTGCGCCACCTGAGGGCAGTGCCGACCGACGAGGCCCGAGCTTTTGCAG AGAAGAATAACCTGTCATTTATCGAGACCTCAGCTCTGGATTCAACCAACGTAGAGGAGGCGTTCAAGAACATTCTAACAG AAATCTATCGCATCGTATCACAGAAGCAGATCGCTGACCGATCAGCTCATGATGAGTCTCCAGGGAACAACGTTGTGGACATCAGTGTTCCGCCCACCACGGACGGGCAAAAGGGCAGCAAATTGCAGTGCTGCCAAAACCTGTAA